Proteins encoded by one window of Gordonia jinghuaiqii:
- a CDS encoding NAD(P)H-dependent flavin oxidoreductase: MFDLRDLPRRVLAAPMAGGPTTPELVIAVGEAGGVGQLAAGYLTPQKLAADLAAVRAGGTETFGVNIFVPETEPVNRDNVARYRSELMDYAASLGVELPPLDELGDDDDHFDSKVRLVCEERIPLVSFAFGCPSKATVDELHRYGCSVGITVTTADDAAIAQHAGADWLCVQGPGAGGHRSVFDRRIDPPTQPLDDLIRAVQDRVRLPVVAAGGIATAERAQEIRALGPVAVQVGTTLLRTTEAGTKPAHCAALADPSRTETVVTRAFSGRPARALRNRFTDRFSDAAVAEYPAVNTLTGGLRRAASTDPDAINLWAGTGFREAVVESAAATVERLG, translated from the coding sequence ATGTTCGATCTTCGTGATCTTCCTCGTCGTGTGCTCGCGGCGCCGATGGCCGGTGGGCCGACCACCCCGGAACTCGTGATCGCTGTCGGCGAGGCAGGCGGTGTCGGTCAACTGGCAGCCGGCTATCTGACGCCACAGAAGCTCGCCGCAGACCTCGCCGCGGTGCGGGCAGGCGGCACCGAGACCTTCGGGGTCAACATCTTCGTCCCCGAGACCGAACCGGTGAACCGAGACAACGTCGCCCGGTACCGCTCCGAACTCATGGACTACGCGGCCTCGCTGGGCGTCGAGCTTCCGCCCCTCGACGAGCTCGGCGACGATGACGACCACTTCGATTCGAAGGTCCGCCTCGTGTGCGAGGAGCGAATCCCCCTCGTCTCCTTCGCCTTCGGCTGCCCGTCGAAAGCGACGGTCGACGAGCTGCACCGGTACGGCTGCAGTGTCGGGATCACCGTCACCACCGCCGACGACGCCGCGATCGCCCAGCACGCCGGTGCGGACTGGCTCTGCGTGCAAGGGCCCGGCGCCGGCGGCCACCGCTCGGTGTTCGACCGCCGGATCGACCCTCCCACACAGCCTCTGGACGACCTGATCCGTGCTGTCCAGGACCGTGTTCGACTTCCTGTCGTGGCGGCCGGAGGTATCGCGACCGCCGAACGCGCGCAGGAGATCCGGGCACTCGGACCCGTCGCGGTTCAGGTTGGTACGACGCTGCTGCGGACGACCGAGGCGGGCACCAAACCCGCGCATTGCGCGGCGCTCGCCGACCCGTCCCGCACCGAGACGGTGGTCACCCGCGCGTTCAGCGGCAGACCTGCTCGTGCACTGCGTAACCGGTTCACCGACAGGTTCTCCGACGCCGCGGTCGCAGAGTATCCGGCAGTCAACACACTCACCGGAGGTCTCCGACGGGCCGCGAGCACCGATCCCGATGCGATCAACCTGTGGGCCGGAACCGGCTTTCGCGAGGCAGTCGTCGAGTCCGCCGCTGCCACCGTCGAACGCCTGGGCTGA
- a CDS encoding SDR family oxidoreductase: MNITGNTIYIPGATSGIGLALALRLHEKGNTVIVGGRRTELLDRLGREHPGLHTVSIDTTDPAAVESAAKQVIADHPKLNVLITMAGIMRVEDWSSPAGFLASAEATVTTNLLGPVRLIAAFIEHLLAQPAATIMTVSSGLAFTPLRATPTYNATKAAIHMLSESLRLQFADTSVDVVELVPPAVRTDLMPGHRDSDFAMPLDDFVTEVVALIESQPEAIELHVERVKVLRYGEARGYYADVVAMLNQADPHGS; this comes from the coding sequence ATGAACATCACCGGAAACACCATCTACATTCCCGGCGCGACCAGCGGCATCGGCCTCGCGCTGGCCCTGCGCCTGCACGAGAAGGGCAACACCGTCATCGTCGGAGGCCGACGCACCGAACTGCTCGACCGGCTCGGCCGCGAACACCCCGGCCTGCACACCGTCTCGATCGACACCACCGACCCGGCCGCCGTCGAGTCCGCCGCAAAGCAGGTCATCGCCGATCACCCGAAGCTCAATGTGCTCATCACCATGGCCGGGATCATGCGCGTCGAGGACTGGTCCTCCCCCGCGGGCTTCCTGGCGTCGGCCGAAGCCACCGTCACGACCAACCTCCTCGGTCCTGTCCGGCTGATCGCCGCGTTCATCGAACACCTGTTGGCACAACCCGCGGCCACGATCATGACGGTCTCCTCGGGACTCGCCTTCACCCCGCTGCGCGCCACGCCGACCTACAACGCGACCAAGGCCGCCATCCACATGCTGAGCGAATCGTTGCGACTCCAGTTTGCCGACACCTCGGTGGACGTCGTCGAACTGGTGCCGCCCGCGGTACGAACGGACCTGATGCCCGGACATCGCGACAGCGACTTCGCGATGCCTCTCGACGACTTCGTCACCGAGGTCGTCGCGCTCATCGAGTCACAACCGGAGGCCATCGAGTTGCACGTCGAGCGGGTGAAGGTCCTGCGGTACGGCGAGGCGCGCGGCTACTACGCCGACGTGGTCGCCATGCTCAATCAGGCCGACCCCCACGGGTCCTGA
- a CDS encoding helix-turn-helix transcriptional regulator, whose product MDRDALAGFLKNRRDSLQPSDVGVVTGPRRRTAGLRREEVAQLAAMSTDYYTRLEQRRGPQPSTQMLAALTRALRLTPDERDYMYRVAGHSAPDRIVGSDYIAPGLMRVLDRLTDTPALIISALGETLVQNDSARALFGDVSHLTGFERSAIYRWFARPDQERWRYPPDDHDRQSRAQVASLRAAYGAMGADSRAGALVGELSRLSSEFGHLWRTQVVSRRFEDHKTLIHPELGSIEVDCQALFTEDASQVLLVLTAAPRTDAAGKIELLNVLGTQRMESAGR is encoded by the coding sequence ATGGACCGTGATGCCCTCGCCGGTTTCCTCAAGAACCGGCGCGACAGCCTGCAGCCGTCGGATGTGGGTGTGGTGACCGGGCCGCGGCGACGCACCGCGGGCCTGCGCCGCGAAGAGGTGGCGCAGCTGGCGGCGATGTCGACCGACTATTACACGCGTCTCGAACAACGACGCGGACCCCAACCCAGCACACAGATGCTGGCCGCACTCACCCGCGCGCTGCGCCTCACACCCGACGAACGGGACTACATGTACCGCGTCGCCGGACACAGTGCGCCGGACCGCATCGTCGGTTCGGACTACATCGCGCCGGGTCTCATGCGTGTTCTGGACCGGCTCACCGACACGCCTGCACTGATCATCTCCGCACTCGGCGAGACCTTGGTCCAGAACGACTCCGCCCGAGCATTGTTCGGCGACGTCAGCCATCTGACAGGCTTCGAGCGGAGCGCCATCTACCGCTGGTTCGCCCGACCGGACCAGGAGCGGTGGCGCTATCCGCCCGACGACCACGACCGGCAGAGCCGAGCCCAGGTGGCGTCACTGAGAGCCGCCTACGGAGCCATGGGTGCGGATTCTCGCGCCGGTGCCCTCGTCGGCGAGCTCTCGCGACTCAGCAGCGAGTTCGGACATCTGTGGCGGACCCAAGTGGTGAGCAGGCGGTTCGAGGACCACAAAACGCTGATCCACCCCGAGCTGGGGTCCATCGAAGTCGACTGCCAGGCATTGTTCACCGAAGACGCGAGTCAGGTGCTGCTGGTACTGACGGCCGCGCCGAGAACCGATGCCGCGGGCAAGATCGAGTTGTTGAATGTTCTTGGTACACAGCGGATGGAGTCCGCAGGCCGGTGA
- the arr gene encoding NAD(+)--rifampin ADP-ribosyltransferase has product MSKRPIPFAVDEHGRFFHGTKAGLEVGQLLTAGFGSNFEEGRTSNHIYFTGTLDAATWGAELADGEGRGRIYIVEPTGAFHDDPNVTDKKLPGNPTRSFRSTEPVRVVGEIENWVGHDPEQLKAMLDSLAELRRSGAAEIYD; this is encoded by the coding sequence ATGAGTAAGCGGCCAATACCCTTCGCGGTCGACGAGCACGGGAGGTTCTTCCACGGCACGAAGGCCGGCCTGGAGGTCGGTCAGCTGCTGACCGCCGGCTTCGGGTCGAATTTCGAAGAGGGACGCACTTCGAACCACATCTACTTCACCGGGACGCTCGACGCTGCCACCTGGGGCGCAGAGCTCGCAGACGGCGAGGGGCGCGGACGGATCTACATCGTCGAACCGACCGGCGCCTTTCACGACGACCCCAACGTGACCGACAAGAAGTTACCGGGCAATCCGACGCGCTCGTTCCGGTCGACGGAGCCGGTCCGCGTCGTCGGCGAGATCGAGAACTGGGTGGGTCACGATCCCGAGCAGCTGAAGGCGATGCTCGACTCCCTGGCCGAACTTCGACGCAGCGGTGCGGCCGAGATCTACGACTGA
- a CDS encoding MarR family winged helix-turn-helix transcriptional regulator gives MPTEPEPRWLDDEEMDAWIQVATALARLPHALDAQLLRDAQLTHFEYEVMSALSEAPERTLRMSELAELSYGSLSRLSHVVGRLEKRGWVERHACPDDGRFTNAVLTESGWAKVVETAPGYLANVRELVVDRLTRTQIRQLAAIGKRINARPDGQS, from the coding sequence ATGCCCACTGAGCCGGAGCCGAGGTGGCTCGACGACGAGGAGATGGACGCCTGGATTCAGGTGGCGACCGCTCTCGCGCGTCTCCCCCACGCCCTCGATGCACAGCTGCTTCGCGACGCCCAGCTCACCCACTTCGAGTACGAGGTGATGTCCGCGTTGTCCGAGGCACCCGAACGCACACTGCGCATGAGTGAACTCGCGGAGCTGTCCTACGGGTCGCTGTCGCGTCTGTCCCACGTCGTCGGCCGCCTCGAGAAGCGCGGATGGGTCGAGCGACACGCGTGCCCCGACGACGGCCGGTTCACCAATGCTGTTCTCACCGAATCGGGTTGGGCGAAGGTTGTCGAGACCGCACCGGGGTACCTTGCCAACGTCCGCGAACTCGTCGTCGACCGGCTCACGCGCACGCAGATCCGCCAGCTCGCCGCCATCGGCAAGCGGATCAACGCCCGTCCCGACGGTCAGTCGTAG
- a CDS encoding DoxX family protein — MTNPIVRSVGILLGRVALGVIFLAHGLQKFQQNGWSGPQTGFDMMGVPVASLSAFVVTWLEILGGIALIVGLLTPIVGALLALTMVGALFITHIDNGIWASDGGYELVLSLAAGALLLAVAGAGRFSVDALLGSKVSWLAADDARSRDLAGATN; from the coding sequence ATGACAAATCCCATCGTTCGTAGCGTGGGCATCCTGCTCGGCCGTGTCGCTCTCGGCGTGATCTTCCTCGCCCACGGCCTCCAGAAGTTCCAGCAGAACGGCTGGTCGGGCCCCCAGACGGGCTTCGACATGATGGGTGTGCCGGTGGCATCGCTCTCGGCCTTCGTGGTCACCTGGCTCGAGATCCTCGGCGGCATCGCCCTGATCGTGGGACTGCTGACGCCGATCGTCGGGGCGCTGCTCGCCCTGACGATGGTCGGCGCACTGTTCATCACCCACATCGACAACGGCATCTGGGCGTCGGACGGCGGCTACGAGCTGGTGTTGTCGCTCGCGGCCGGCGCGCTTCTGCTCGCCGTCGCCGGCGCCGGACGCTTCAGCGTCGACGCACTTCTCGGGTCGAAGGTCAGCTGGCTGGCCGCCGACGACGCACGGTCCCGTGATCTGGCCGGCGCCACCAACTGA
- a CDS encoding DMT family transporter, translating into MTWLMLIAAIASEVAATLSLKGSETTPALYIVVVVGYAIAFALLAAVLKRGMGIGVAYGVWSASGVALTAILATWIFGEAFSPVMGMGIACIVIGVILVETGSQSHAEQSRVDAIHGEA; encoded by the coding sequence ATGACCTGGTTGATGCTGATCGCCGCCATCGCCTCCGAAGTCGCCGCGACCCTGTCGCTGAAGGGCTCGGAGACCACGCCGGCCCTGTACATCGTCGTCGTGGTCGGCTACGCGATCGCATTCGCGTTGCTGGCCGCAGTCCTGAAGCGGGGCATGGGAATCGGCGTGGCATACGGGGTCTGGTCGGCGTCGGGCGTCGCCCTCACCGCGATTCTGGCGACGTGGATCTTCGGTGAGGCCTTCAGCCCCGTCATGGGTATGGGTATCGCATGCATCGTGATCGGCGTCATCCTGGTCGAAACCGGTTCGCAGTCGCACGCGGAGCAATCCCGGGTCGACGCGATCCACGGTGAGGCGTGA
- a CDS encoding DMT family transporter, with protein MAYAFIVLAIIAEVTATLALRVATDGRPRAYAVVAVGYVTAFVSLTVGLRHGVPLGVAYGIWAAAGVAATAVAAHFLFGEQLNRRMVAGIGVIVVGVLLVELGAIH; from the coding sequence ATGGCCTACGCGTTCATCGTTCTCGCCATCATCGCCGAGGTCACCGCGACCCTGGCACTCCGCGTCGCGACCGACGGACGGCCACGTGCCTATGCCGTCGTCGCGGTCGGATACGTCACCGCCTTCGTCTCCTTGACCGTCGGATTGCGGCACGGCGTACCGCTGGGCGTCGCATACGGGATCTGGGCGGCGGCAGGGGTCGCCGCCACGGCGGTCGCGGCACACTTTCTCTTCGGTGAACAGCTCAACCGCCGGATGGTCGCGGGGATCGGCGTCATCGTCGTCGGGGTACTGCTCGTCGAACTCGGCGCCATCCACTGA